The Fulvivirga ligni genome window below encodes:
- a CDS encoding Imm51 family immunity protein: MKNISTLLIPLLLIACQQFEPEPKLVNALTDESISIRGNIVEIDERTYRLDYYDVHEPDSHYEQLSSRGFQGGGPTWLGITYGAIKLSNPELLDNIRFDDEAEGLAIWSSSRSTLEQIGRLISTVKSDEQLLNICIQVAEANWKME, translated from the coding sequence ATGAAGAACATATCAACTCTTTTAATTCCTTTACTCCTTATTGCCTGCCAACAGTTTGAACCTGAACCCAAACTGGTTAACGCCTTAACTGATGAATCCATCTCCATTCGTGGAAACATTGTTGAGATTGACGAACGAACATATAGATTGGACTATTATGATGTCCACGAACCTGACAGCCATTACGAACAACTTTCTTCAAGAGGATTTCAAGGCGGAGGGCCAACATGGCTTGGAATAACATATGGAGCTATCAAACTTTCCAACCCAGAACTTCTGGACAACATAAGGTTTGACGATGAAGCCGAGGGATTAGCTATTTGGAGCTCTAGCAGGTCAACTCTTGAACAAATCGGACGGCTAATATCAACTGTAAAATCAGACGAACAACTGCTGAACATCTGCATCCAGGTAGCAGAAGCCAACTGGAAAATGGAATAG